Below is a window of bacterium DNA.
ATGTCTTTCTCCAGCTCGGAGTAGGAAAATCTTTCAGGGAAGGCTTCGAAATTGGACATGGTGGTAATATTGAATAACTACTTTGAGTGACGATGAACGAGATACGCGACCAGGGTCAGGAGTACACTGAGCAGAATGGTCGTGGTGATGGGGATATAAATCGAAATACCGGGGAAATCGAACTCCATGTCGCCGGGCAGCATCCCGATGAGGGGGATGTGCTGCAGAAAAAGCATGCCTGCAACGACTGCCACTGACAGCACCAGCAATACGAGAAGGAGACGAAGAAATGCGAGCTGATCTTCCATGTGCAGTGCCGTCTACGCCGTGAGGCGCTCGACCACTCCTTTCATAAGAGCACGAAGACGCGGCTCGGTTTCATTTGCCGTTTGAATGATCGCCGGCACATCTACGGGTTCGAGTGCATCGGGGAAGCACTCATCGGTGATGATGGAAAACGCGAGGACACGCATTCCCATATGCACGGCGACAATGTTCTCGGGTACGGTAGACATGCCGACGGCATCCGCCCCGATGCCACGGAGGAAACGGTACTCCGCACGCGTTTCGAGATTCGGTCCGGCCACGGCGACGAATACACCCTTTCGCAGCGAAATCGCATTATCGAGTGCGACCTGCTCTGCCATGGCGATCAATTCATTGTTGTATGCCTCGCTCATATCAGGAAAACGCGGACCGAGGGTGTCATCATTGGGACCGATCAGCGGATTGTCACCGATGAGGTTGATATGATCCCAGATGACCATGATATCGCCCCGACGGAAGGTCGGGTTCATTCCACCCGCGGCGTTGGAAATCAGCAGTGTCCTCACACCGAGGGCGTGCATGACGCGTACCGGAAACGTCACCTGCTTGAGTGAATAGCCCTCATAGTAGTGAAAGCGGCCCTGCATGGCGATGACCGGGATACCGGCAAGCCTGCCGATGATGAGTTTGCCCTGATGCGACTCCACGGTCGAAATCGGGAAATGCGGGATATCACCATAGTCAAGGACGACCTCGGTCTCGATTTCCTGCACGAGTCCGCCAAGGCCGGTGCCAAGAATAATACCGACGGCCGGTGCCGTCGGTGTCTGCTTTCGTATATACGCCACGGCTTCTTCCATCATGGCGCGCAATTC
It encodes the following:
- a CDS encoding purine-nucleoside phosphorylase, with protein sequence MTELRAMMEEAVAYIRKQTPTAPAVGIILGTGLGGLVQEIETEVVLDYGDIPHFPISTVESHQGKLIIGRLAGIPVIAMQGRFHYYEGYSLKQVTFPVRVMHALGVRTLLISNAAGGMNPTFRRGDIMVIWDHINLIGDNPLIGPNDDTLGPRFPDMSEAYNNELIAMAEQVALDNAISLRKGVFVAVAGPNLETRAEYRFLRGIGADAVGMSTVPENIVAVHMGMRVLAFSIITDECFPDALEPVDVPAIIQTANETEPRLRALMKGVVERLTA
- a CDS encoding DUF2905 domain-containing protein yields the protein MEDQLAFLRLLLVLLVLSVAVVAGMLFLQHIPLIGMLPGDMEFDFPGISIYIPITTTILLSVLLTLVAYLVHRHSK